CTGCAAAAAGGAAACATCATGAAACTGGCGAAATTTTTGAAAAAAGCCTATTCGGTATTAAACCGTTTGGATTTGGTTTTACCTGCCGAGCAGGGCGAGACCGATTGGCGTGCATTGGCCTACCGCTGGCAGAGTATCGGGAGGAAAGGAGTACTGGAAAGCCTGCCTAATCCGCATACTTTTCCTTTGGACAGACTGGCAGCAGTCGGCAGCCAAACCGAACGCTTGAAACGCAATACCGAGCAGTTTCTCGCAGGCCGTCCGGCAAACAATGTATTGATGAGCGGCGCGCGCGGCACGGGCAAATCCTCGCTGGTCAAAGCCCTGTTGCATGAATATGCAGACAAAGGATTGCGCCTGATCGAAGTAGATAAAAGCGATTTGGTCAGCCTGCCCGCCTTGCTGACATTATTGGCGCAACGCCCCGAAAAATTCATCGTATTTTGCGACGATTTATCCTTTGAAAGCGGCGATGAAACCTACAAAGCCCTGAAAACCACGCTGGACGGCGGATTATCCCAGCGTTGCAGCAATGTGCTGGTGTATGCCACCTCCAACCGCCGCCACCTGATGCCCGAATATATGGACGAAAACGGCGGAACAACCGGTATACGCGGAGAAATCCATCAAAAAGAAGCCGTAGAAGAAAAACTTTCCTTATCCGACCGCTTCGGCTTATGGTTGAGTTTCTATCCGTTCGATCAAAACGACTACCTTCAAGCAGTACAAAACTGGTTGGCCGATTTTGGCGTGGAATATGATGAAACCGCACAAAAAGCCGCATTGCAATGGGCGCAGATGCGCGGCAACCGTTCCGGCCGCTCCGCATGGCAGTTTGCCTGCGATTGGGCCGGGCGGCTTCCCGAAGAGAGAGTTGTGTAGCAAGCAAACGGGCGGGGCAGACCGTTACAGTACGGGCGGGTTCAAAATCAGAACAATACGGTAATGCTGTACACCGCCTGTATAGTCGAATAAAATGAGAATGAGACAAAGCAGCGAAGCCGCAGACAGTACAGATAGTACGACAAGGCAAAGCAACGCAGTATCATTCTCTTTTAAAAGACTATATTTACCCACAATGATTGTTTGCCCGATAAAAAAAGCACTTCATTACGAAGTGCTTTTTTCAAACCGAATATTTGCAGACGGCAAGAGTATGGAAACTGTCTTCAGCGCAAACAGCTCGACAGCCATTGCTGACGTTGCGAAAAATTCAATAATTGGAAAAAGCGGTGTTGGATAGCCAGCTCATCTACTGCAAAATCCATGCTGGCCAGATAACGGCTTTCAACATAATCGCGGGCAGCATTCTGATCGAAATGGGAAGCGGACAAAACCTTGATGATATTCTGCCTGCGCGTACGGTCGATGCGCGAAACCTTGCGGGAAGCACGCTCGTTTGCCTTCTTGTAATCCATACGGATAAGGCGCAGAGATTTTTGCTGCTCGGGAGACAAATTCAGTTGGCGCACATCGCAGTTGGGATAAAAATCATCACGCAGCAACGAGGAATGTGAGGCAGCCTGAACCATGCTGCCGACAGCCAGCAAAAGGCTGGCGAAAGCGAAATGAAGCAAAAAATTGCGTTTGATGATCATCGGTACGGCGTTTCCCTAAATTCAATCTCGGTAGGAATATACTGGATAAGCGTGTCAAAGACGGTATCAGTCGGGTTAACTTTGGTTAATAATCATTTCCCTGTTTTGCAGACGGCCGTGATATGTCAAAAATTTCAAACAGATGTTGATGAAAATAAAAAAGAAAACGCATCATAGGCAAATCAGGCGCGGATTTTTCGATGGGGGAGAAAACACTTGCAGCACTTGAGAATAGGGAATATTTTTATTATGATATGCCCCGAGAGATAATAAAACCCACATAAAGGCTTCCGATATGTTGAAAAAAACCGCATCTTATGCAGCTCCTGCAGCCCTTGCTTTACTGTTGGGCGCGTGTGCCAGCCAACTGCCTGCTCCGGTGATTGCAGGTAACTCCGGCAACGCCTCAAGCGCAAGCGGCACTGCGGCTTCCAATCCTTACGGCGAAACCCCTTACCAACCTTCCGGCTCTGTATCGGATTTGCCTTACACCCCGCAAACAGCCTCAGCTCCGGCAGCAGGCAGTTCCGGCGGTGCCTATATTCCTTCTTATGCGCCTGTCGACATTAATGCGGCCACGCATACCGTTGTACGCGGAGATACGGTTTACAATATTTCCAAACGCTACAATATTTCCCAAGATGACGTACGCTCTTGGAACGGCTTGACCGACAATACCATCAGCATCGGGCAGGTGCTGCGCGTGAAACCGAGCGGTTATGTCGCACCGGCAAGCACACCGGCCGCCGTAGCGGCTACCGCACCAAGCAATACGGCAGCAACCACCCCGACCGTATCAACCGGCGCAACCCGTACAGTCAGCGGCATTACTTGGCAGAAACCGACTGTCGGTAATGTCATTACCCAGTTTGGCGGCAGCAGCAAAGGTGTGGACATCGCAGGTACGGCAGGGCAGCCCGTTGTTGCGGCGGCCGACGGTAAAGTCGTTTATGCAGGTTCCGGCCTGCGCGGTTACGGCAACCTGATTATTGTCCAGCACAATTCTACCTTCCTGAGTGCTTACGGCCATAACGAAAGCCTGCTGGTTAATGAAGGCCAAACAGTGAAACGCGGCCAGACCATTGCCAAAATGGGCAGCAGCGATGCAAGCCGGACACAGCTTCACTTTGAAGTCCGTCAAAACGGCAAACCGGTGAATCCGGCTACCTACGTAGCATTCTGATTCGATAAAACCATAAAAAAGCCGTCTGCAAATTACCGATTATGCAAGCCATCTTGTATGGCCGGTAATTTGCAGACGGCTTTTTCTTGATTTATCGGGAATATGCTCAAAATTTGCTTGAGACCATATTTTATCCGCTACCCATATGATGCTTCATGTATGGAGAAAGTTTGCCCGATACATAGAGTTTGAGTTTTTTGAAGAAACGACAATACACGGTATCGATATATTGAAAATATAGTCATTTAAAATAAGAATGATACAGCGTTGCTTTGCCTTGCCGTACTATGTGTACTGTCTACGGCTTCGCTGCCTTGTCTCATTCTTATTTTATTCGACTATAAATTTTGCGTTAGGGTAAAAGCGGCAGATTTCTTCAACCTTCAGACTTGGCAATGCTCCAGCAGTACCGCCATTTCCCTGTCCAAACCCTTCAAAGCAGACTCAACCACAACTTTATCGACCTCTTTCACATATTCCATAACCTGCAAATGATTGCGGAGGGCTTCGTACTGCCGCTCAAATGCCTGCAACTTGAGTTTCAGGTCTGAGGTGTTGAGCATGGGGACTTGGGTTTGGTTGTTGTTGCTTGAAACCTAAGGTTGTTGAAATTTGGGAACCAGTAGAGTTTTCCTTTTTTGCTTCACCTAGCCTGAAAAATTGGGTAGGAGTTCGCAAGTTCGATTAGCTTTTTATCGGTATTGCGGTTGAAGGATACTGTTTTTTTTCAGGCGGGCGGTGCTTTCGTATTTTGCCTGTGCTTTGTCTAATGGCGTTTTTTCAGTCATCAAATTTCCTTGTTTCTTCATTGGGCATGATGGTATCGGCAATGCAGCGGTTGCAGGCTTCTATAAGCTGTTCGGCGAATTTGGCCAAATCTTCGGGACGGCTGTCGAGAAAGATGAAGTCGGACAGACGGATGTCGATTTTGGAATCAAAAGCAAGTTTGCCATTTTCGGTGTGTTTCATTTCACCTCCGACTGCTCCTGCCGGTAATCCCTCTGAAAAAGTTTCATCGAATGAACGGAGGGCAAGGAAGCGCGGGTAACGAGTATGCAGGACAAATTCATCATTTTCCCCGCGGGCTTCTCCGTGAATGACCGCGGGGTATTTGTTGAATAGGTTATTGCGGCTCATCATTTTTGTTTTCGTCAAAGCAGCCTTGCGGCAGCAGGACTGTGTTGAATGCCTGTGTATTTATTCTATCGAGCACCCCATATCAAATCAAACATTATGAAATTTTTCTATTGATACGGCATAAAAAGTATTCCGCAAAAAATTTTTGCTTATTGATTTAAAAAGAAAAAAACAAGCCCTGAAAGTTGTCTTGCGGAACGCAAATTGACTTTCAGGGTTTTGGGTTAATTGAGGCCGTCTGCAAAATAGGTATTTTGCAGACGGCCTTTTGGTTTGCTTGTTAAGCGGCGGTTACAGCTTAACCCAAAGCCTTACGTGCGCCGGCGAACAGGCGGTACCAGCCGGAGAGTTCGGCATCCTGCCAGTTGTCGGGTGCCCAGCTCATTTGCGCGGTGCGGTATACGCGTTCGGGGTGCGGCATCATGATGGTGACGCGGCCGTCGGCGTTGGTTACGCCCGCAATGCCCTGCGGCGAGCCGTTGGGGTTGAGCGGGTAGGTTTGGGTGACTTGGTTTTGCCCGTCGACGTATTGCAGCGCGATTTCCAGATTGGCGGGGACGGTGCCGCCGGTGCGGGTGAAGTCGGCGCGGCCTTCGCCGTGGCTGACGACGACGGGCAGGCTGCTGCCGGCCATTTCGTTGAGAATCAGCGAGGCGGATTTGGGTACGTTGACCATGCTCAGGCGGGCTTCGAACTGTTCGCTCAGGTTGCGGCGGAAGTTCGGCCAGTTTTCGGTGCCGGGGATGATTTCCGCCAAGTTGCTGACCATTTGGCAGCCGTTGCATACGCCCAAAGTGAGCGTGTTAGGGTTGGCGAAGAAAGCGGCAAACTGGTCGCGCAGGGCGGGGTGGAACAGGATGGATTTCGCCCAGCCTTCGCCTGCGCCGAGTACGTCGCCGTAGCTGAAGCCGCCGCAGGCAGCCAGCATTTGGAAGGTGTCGAGCTTCACGCGTCCGGCCATCAGGTCGGACATATGCACGTCGTAGGCATCGAAACCGGCGCGGGTAAAGGCGGCTGCCATTTCGATTTGTCCGTTTACGCCCTGTTCGCGCAGGATGGCGATTTTCGGTTTCGCGCCGGTGGCGATAAACGGGGCGGCGATGTCTTCTTCCACGTCAAAGGTCAAATCGGCAAAGAGTGCGCTGCGTCCGTTGTCGCCCAGCAGCGCAAATTCGCTGTCAGCGCAGGCGGGATTGTCGCGCAGTTTTTGAATCGCATGGCTGGTTTCCTGCCAAGCGCGTTGCAGGTTCAGACGGCTTTCTTCCAGCACTACATTGCCATTGGCACGGAAACGCAGGGTTTCGCAATCAGCCGGAGCGCCGATATTGGCCACTGCTGCGGCCAAGCCGTTGGCGGCGAATACGGCTTCTACCGCAGCCAAGTCTTGTGCGCGGATTTGGATAACCGCACCCAATTCTTCGTTGAACATCGCAGGCAATACGCCCGCTGCGGACAGGGCGGTCAGATCTACATCCAAGCCGCAACGTGCGGCAAACGCCATTTCCGCCAGCGTGGCAAACAGGCCGCCGTCGCCGCGGTCGTGGTAGGCCAAGAGTTTGTCTTCGGCGATGAGTTGCTGGACGGCGTTGTAGAAGCCTTTCAGACGGCCTGCATCGTCCACATCGGGGGCTTCGCCGGTGAGCTTGTTATAAACCTGACCCAAAGCCGAGCCGCCCATGCGTGCTTTGCCGAAGCCCAAGTCAACCGCCAGCAAAAGGCTGTCTGAAACGTTTTTCAGCTCGGGCGTAACGGTTTTGCGCACGTCTTGCACCGGGGCGAAGGCGGAAATAATCAGGCTCAAAGGCGATACCACGGATTTTTGCTCCGCGCCGTCCTGCCATACGGTTTTCATTGAAAGCGAGTCTTTGCCCACCGGAATGCTCAAATCCAAGGCTTGGCAGATTTTCGAGGTGGCTTCAACGGTGCGGTAGAGTTTTTCGTCTTCGCCCGCATTGCCGCAGGCCGCCATCCAGTTGGCGGAAAGTTTGATGTTGCCCATATCGCCGATGTTGGCGGCGGCGATGTTGGTAATAGCTTCGCCCACACACATACGGCCGGAAGCGGGCGCGTCAAACAGGGCGACGGTTGGTTTTTCGCCCATAGACATGGCTTCGCCGCGATGGGTGTTGAAGCCCATCATGGTCACGGCGCAGTCGGCCACGGGGGTTTGGTATTTTCCGACCATCTGGTCGCGGTGGGTCATGCCGCCCACGCTGCGGTCGCCGATGGTAATCAGGAAGTTTTTCGCGGCAACGGCCGGCAGGCGCAACACGCGGTAGGCGGCTTCTTTCAGGTCGATGCCGTCTGTAACGAATGCTTCGCTTCGGCGGGCGACGGTGTTGTCGCTGCGGGTGGTTTTGGGCGGTTTGCCCAGCAATACGTTGAGCGGCAGGTCAACCGGATTGTTGTCGAACAAATCATCGCGCACCTGCAGGTGGCCGTCGTCGGTAGCGGTGCCGACCACGGCAAACGGGCAGCGTTCGCGCTCGCAGATGGCGCGGAAAGTATCCAAATCTTTTTCCAGAATCGACAACACATAACGCTCTTGCGATTCGTTGCACCAGATTTGCAGCGGGGTGAGGCCGTGTTCTTCCAAAGGCACATCGCGCAGTTTGAATTTCGCGCCGCGTCCGGCATCGTTTACCAATTCCGGGAAGGCGTTGGACAAGCCGCCCGCGCCCACGTCGTGAATCGAGATAATCGGGTTTTTATCGCCCAACTGCCAGCAGCGGTCAATGACTTCCTGTGCGCGGCGTTCGATTTCGGGGTTGCCGCGTTGCACCGAGTTGAAGTCCAAAGAAGCGTCGTTGGTACCGGTGTCCATAGAGGAGGCCGCGCCGCCGCCCAAGCCGATGAGCATACCCGGGCCGCCGAGCTGAACCAGCAACGCGCCTTCGGGAATTTCGTCTTTATGGGTTTGCTGCGCCTGAATGCTGCCCAAGCCGCCGGCAATCATAATCGGCTTGTGGTAGCCGCGCACTTGGCCGTCGAACTTGTCTTCAAAGGTGCGGAAATAGCCCAAGAGGTTCGGACGGCCGAATTCGTTGTTGAACGCCGCGCCGCCGATGGGTCCTTCAATCATGATGTCCAGCGGCGAAGCGATGTGGCAGGGTTTGCCGTAGGCTTGCTCCCAAGGCTGCGCCAAATCCGGAATGTTCAGGTTGGACACGGTAAAGCCGGTTAAGCCCGCTTTCGGACGCGAGCCTTTGCCGGTCGCGCCTTCGTCGCGGATTTCGCCGCCCGCGCCGGTGGCCGCACCCGCAAACGGCGCGATGGCGGTGGGGTGGTTGTGGGTTTCCACTTTCATGATGATGTGGGTGTCTTCTTCGTGGAAGCGGTAGGCTTGGTTTTCACCGGCGTGCGGGTAGAAGCGTTCGATTTTCGCGCCTTCGATGACCGACGAATTGTCTTTATAGGCGACTACGGTGCCTTCCGGATGGGCTTCGTGGGTGTCGCGGATCATGCGGAACAGGGATTTCGGCTGCTTTTCGCCGTTGAGGATGAAATCCGCGTTGAAGATTTTGTGGCGGCAGTGTTCGCTGTTGGCTTGGGCGAACATCATCAGCTCGACATCGCTCGGATTGCGGTTTAATGCCTGATAGTTTTCCACCAGATAATCGATTTCGTCGGCGGATAAGGCCAAGCCCAATTCGCTGTTGGCTTTGACCAAGGCTGCTTTGCCTTGCGCCAATACGTCGACGGTAGAGAAAGTTTCCGACTCGATATGGCGGAATAATTGCGCCGCCGCGCCGATGTCGGCCAACACGCTTTCGGTCATGCGGTCGTGCAGCAGATCCGCCCACTGCTGTTTTTGCCCATCGTTCAGACGGCCTTTCAGCCAAACCGCCGTACCGCGTTCGATGCGCCCGATTTCAGACAGGCCGCAGTTGTGTGCAATGTCGGTGGCTTTGGAAGTCCAAGGGGAAATCGTGCCGATGCGCGGGGTAATCAGAAACAAATGCAGGCCGTCTGAAGCGGCAGGCACTTCAGCCACGCTTTGCGCGTCGAGCAGGGCGTGCAGTTTTTCGACGGCGGCCGCGTCTAAAGCGTTTTCACTGCCGACAAAATACCAAAACTCGCTTTCCAGTTCCACTTCGGGCAAACCGGCTGCGGCGGCTTTTTTCAGCAGTTTTTCAACACGGAAATCAGACAGTGCGGCAACACCGCGCAGGGGCAAAACAACAGACATAGATTCAGCTCTCAAATGCGGTTGGAAAAAGGGGGATTATACGCTGAAACGGCGGGGAACTGTTGATAATTTGTCAGCACGAAAATGACGGCTTGGGGAAGGCGTATCATATCGGAATAGCGGGCGGCTGCTTCTTAATCCGTTTGAATAAAATACTGCATTATGGTAGTTTTCGTTCAGACAGATATAGTCGAATAAAATAAGAATGAGACAAGGCAGCGAAGCCGCAGACAGTACACATA
The nucleotide sequence above comes from Neisseria animalis. Encoded proteins:
- a CDS encoding Spy/CpxP family protein refolding chaperone yields the protein MIIKRNFLLHFAFASLLLAVGSMVQAASHSSLLRDDFYPNCDVRQLNLSPEQQKSLRLIRMDYKKANERASRKVSRIDRTRRQNIIKVLSASHFDQNAARDYVESRYLASMDFAVDELAIQHRFFQLLNFSQRQQWLSSCLR
- a CDS encoding ATP-binding protein, with the protein product MKLAKFLKKAYSVLNRLDLVLPAEQGETDWRALAYRWQSIGRKGVLESLPNPHTFPLDRLAAVGSQTERLKRNTEQFLAGRPANNVLMSGARGTGKSSLVKALLHEYADKGLRLIEVDKSDLVSLPALLTLLAQRPEKFIVFCDDLSFESGDETYKALKTTLDGGLSQRCSNVLVYATSNRRHLMPEYMDENGGTTGIRGEIHQKEAVEEKLSLSDRFGLWLSFYPFDQNDYLQAVQNWLADFGVEYDETAQKAALQWAQMRGNRSGRSAWQFACDWAGRLPEERVV
- the purL gene encoding phosphoribosylformylglycinamidine synthase, encoding MSVVLPLRGVAALSDFRVEKLLKKAAAAGLPEVELESEFWYFVGSENALDAAAVEKLHALLDAQSVAEVPAASDGLHLFLITPRIGTISPWTSKATDIAHNCGLSEIGRIERGTAVWLKGRLNDGQKQQWADLLHDRMTESVLADIGAAAQLFRHIESETFSTVDVLAQGKAALVKANSELGLALSADEIDYLVENYQALNRNPSDVELMMFAQANSEHCRHKIFNADFILNGEKQPKSLFRMIRDTHEAHPEGTVVAYKDNSSVIEGAKIERFYPHAGENQAYRFHEEDTHIIMKVETHNHPTAIAPFAGAATGAGGEIRDEGATGKGSRPKAGLTGFTVSNLNIPDLAQPWEQAYGKPCHIASPLDIMIEGPIGGAAFNNEFGRPNLLGYFRTFEDKFDGQVRGYHKPIMIAGGLGSIQAQQTHKDEIPEGALLVQLGGPGMLIGLGGGAASSMDTGTNDASLDFNSVQRGNPEIERRAQEVIDRCWQLGDKNPIISIHDVGAGGLSNAFPELVNDAGRGAKFKLRDVPLEEHGLTPLQIWCNESQERYVLSILEKDLDTFRAICERERCPFAVVGTATDDGHLQVRDDLFDNNPVDLPLNVLLGKPPKTTRSDNTVARRSEAFVTDGIDLKEAAYRVLRLPAVAAKNFLITIGDRSVGGMTHRDQMVGKYQTPVADCAVTMMGFNTHRGEAMSMGEKPTVALFDAPASGRMCVGEAITNIAAANIGDMGNIKLSANWMAACGNAGEDEKLYRTVEATSKICQALDLSIPVGKDSLSMKTVWQDGAEQKSVVSPLSLIISAFAPVQDVRKTVTPELKNVSDSLLLAVDLGFGKARMGGSALGQVYNKLTGEAPDVDDAGRLKGFYNAVQQLIAEDKLLAYHDRGDGGLFATLAEMAFAARCGLDVDLTALSAAGVLPAMFNEELGAVIQIRAQDLAAVEAVFAANGLAAAVANIGAPADCETLRFRANGNVVLEESRLNLQRAWQETSHAIQKLRDNPACADSEFALLGDNGRSALFADLTFDVEEDIAAPFIATGAKPKIAILREQGVNGQIEMAAAFTRAGFDAYDVHMSDLMAGRVKLDTFQMLAACGGFSYGDVLGAGEGWAKSILFHPALRDQFAAFFANPNTLTLGVCNGCQMVSNLAEIIPGTENWPNFRRNLSEQFEARLSMVNVPKSASLILNEMAGSSLPVVVSHGEGRADFTRTGGTVPANLEIALQYVDGQNQVTQTYPLNPNGSPQGIAGVTNADGRVTIMMPHPERVYRTAQMSWAPDNWQDAELSGWYRLFAGARKALG
- a CDS encoding peptidoglycan DD-metalloendopeptidase family protein gives rise to the protein MLKKTASYAAPAALALLLGACASQLPAPVIAGNSGNASSASGTAASNPYGETPYQPSGSVSDLPYTPQTASAPAAGSSGGAYIPSYAPVDINAATHTVVRGDTVYNISKRYNISQDDVRSWNGLTDNTISIGQVLRVKPSGYVAPASTPAAVAATAPSNTAATTPTVSTGATRTVSGITWQKPTVGNVITQFGGSSKGVDIAGTAGQPVVAAADGKVVYAGSGLRGYGNLIIVQHNSTFLSAYGHNESLLVNEGQTVKRGQTIAKMGSSDASRTQLHFEVRQNGKPVNPATYVAF